Proteins found in one Camelus bactrianus isolate YW-2024 breed Bactrian camel chromosome X, ASM4877302v1, whole genome shotgun sequence genomic segment:
- the PABPC1L2A gene encoding polyadenylate-binding protein 1-like 2 produces MASLYVGDLHPEVTEAMLYEKFSPAGPILSIRICRDKITRRSLGYAYVNYQQPVDAKRALETLNFDVIKGRPVRIMWSQRDPSLRKSGVGNVFIKNLGKTIDNKALYNIFSAFGNILSCKVACDEKGPKGYGFVHFQKQESAERAIDAMNGMFLNYRKIFVGRFKSHKEREAERGAWARQSTSADVKDFEEDTDEEATLR; encoded by the coding sequence ATGGCCTCTCTGTACGTGGGCGACCTGCACCCTGAGGTGACAGAGGCAATGCTGTACGAGAAGTTCagcccggcggggccgatcctcTCCATCCGCATTTGCAGGGACAAGATCACCCGCCGCTCGTTGGGCTACGCGTATGTCAACTACCAGCAACCAGTGGACGCCAAGCGGGCCCTGGAGACCCTGAACTTTGATGTCATCAAGGGCAGGCCAGTGCGCATCATGTGGTCCCAGCGGGACCCCTCGCTCCGCAAGAGCGGGGTGGGCAACGTCTTCATCAAGAACCTGGGCAAGACCATTGACAACAAGGCGCTGTACAACATCTTCTCGGCGTTCGGCAACATCCTCTCCTGCAAAGTGGCCTGCGACGAAAAGGGGCCCAAGGGCTACGGGTTTGTGCACTTCCAGAAGCAGGAGTCCGCCGAGCGGGCCATCGATGCGATGAACGGCATGTTCCTGAACTACCGCAAAATTTTCGTTGGGAGATTCAAGTCGCATAAAGAACGAGAGGCCGAAAGGGGAGCCTGGGCCAGGCAGTCCACCAGTGCTGACGTCAAGGATTTCGAGGAAGACACCGACGAAGAGGCCACCTTGCGATGA